In Bacteroidota bacterium, a single window of DNA contains:
- a CDS encoding McrC family protein — protein sequence MNDAEYILIEANDCSPFKLKPEQEEVLHFFAHSVSTINTFHFSSDYYNDEKLPVAEYDYYSGTWWAGRLVGEATFKYKDNYYKILIKPRFGELHLFRMLEEIFNVKLTESSHTLNHRQDFQFLIKKLISFLWLNMLAKANKHGLPRNTITKTHRGQTIRGRINIQKSIKTLFTSSELISNYREKEANEVIAQILLQAYNILLKDYHLGSLNTPNNTQDAIIQFESARLQKRHISFSEYQNIRYKDIYQSFKPVVVFSWDLLQGKSIGNNIQDKDKTKGYSFFIDMAEVWELYLKSLLKRKLAAKGWSIRNDKPITYSGKYHQKQLIPDIVMQRNNDVLVWDAKYKQMLFRKIDFDRTDFFQIHTYINYYQQSKNVIAGGLLYPISSSISETFASKSKSNSLFDGNGSDTKFIVDGIDLSFINNSVKDEVQDDFKEKESQFLERINAVIE from the coding sequence ATGAATGATGCTGAATACATATTAATTGAAGCAAATGATTGCTCACCTTTTAAGTTAAAACCCGAACAAGAAGAGGTATTGCATTTTTTTGCCCATTCAGTATCAACAATCAATACATTTCATTTCAGTTCCGACTATTACAACGACGAAAAATTACCAGTTGCTGAGTACGACTATTATTCCGGCACATGGTGGGCTGGTCGTTTAGTGGGCGAAGCCACATTTAAATACAAGGATAATTATTATAAGATATTAATAAAACCAAGGTTTGGCGAGCTGCATTTATTCAGAATGCTGGAAGAAATTTTCAATGTTAAGCTCACTGAATCAAGTCACACGCTGAATCATCGTCAGGATTTTCAGTTTCTGATAAAAAAACTCATTTCATTTCTATGGCTTAATATGCTGGCAAAAGCTAATAAGCATGGTTTGCCAAGAAATACAATAACTAAAACCCACAGAGGTCAAACTATAAGAGGTCGCATAAACATTCAGAAGTCAATAAAAACCTTATTTACTTCATCCGAGCTTATTTCAAATTACAGAGAAAAAGAAGCAAATGAAGTAATTGCTCAGATACTACTCCAGGCATATAACATCCTATTAAAGGATTATCATTTAGGCTCTTTGAACACACCAAATAATACTCAGGATGCAATTATTCAATTTGAATCTGCCCGTTTGCAAAAAAGGCATATTTCATTCTCTGAGTATCAAAATATTCGCTATAAGGACATCTATCAGTCATTTAAACCAGTTGTTGTTTTTTCCTGGGATTTATTGCAAGGTAAGAGTATAGGCAACAACATTCAGGATAAAGATAAAACCAAAGGATATAGCTTTTTTATTGACATGGCTGAGGTTTGGGAGCTTTACCTAAAATCCTTGTTAAAAAGGAAATTAGCTGCAAAAGGTTGGAGTATCAGAAATGATAAACCTATAACATATTCCGGAAAGTATCATCAAAAGCAGTTGATTCCAGATATTGTAATGCAAAGGAATAACGATGTTTTGGTTTGGGATGCAAAATACAAACAAATGCTTTTCAGGAAGATTGATTTTGACCGCACCGACTTTTTCCAGATTCATACATACATCAATTACTATCAACAAAGTAAAAATGTAATTGCAGGAGGCTTGTTGTATCCTATCTCTTCCTCAATTTCAGAAACATTCGCATCAAAGTCAAAAAGTAATTCCCTCTTTGACGGCAATGGCTCTGATACAAAATTTATTGTAGATGGCATTGATTTGTCTTTTATTAATAATTCAGTAAAAGATGAAGTTCAGGATGATTTCAAAGAAAAAGAAAGTCAGTTTTTAGAAAGAATTAACGCCGTAATTGAATAA
- a CDS encoding Sua5/YciO/YrdC/YwlC family protein, which translates to MTKILKPSIEAISEAVHILLNDGIVIIPTIRWYMFCCKAENQECIERIFNAKERSLNKKPLFILPNKLLSKLFFKIENETEMLIEKLWPGELTLLLPWVDQNIASKYLAFDQTSALAISPPMLFGEIACSASIPLAATTVNTSCSLDKDHLGPALSIEEVLSFIKKSKIKIDIIIDGGICPAFNHTTIIDCSEGQYPKIIREGFVHERAIKIALSN; encoded by the coding sequence ATGACTAAAATACTAAAACCATCTATCGAAGCCATTAGTGAAGCGGTTCATATATTATTGAATGATGGCATTGTCATTATACCAACCATCAGATGGTATATGTTCTGTTGTAAAGCTGAAAATCAAGAATGCATTGAAAGAATCTTTAACGCTAAAGAAAGATCATTAAACAAAAAACCTCTTTTTATCTTACCAAATAAGTTACTTTCTAAATTATTTTTTAAAATAGAAAACGAAACTGAAATGTTAATTGAAAAGTTATGGCCTGGTGAACTTACTCTGCTTCTTCCTTGGGTGGATCAAAATATAGCTTCTAAATATCTTGCGTTTGACCAAACGTCTGCCTTAGCTATTAGTCCACCTATGCTGTTTGGTGAAATAGCTTGTTCTGCGTCTATACCTTTAGCCGCTACAACTGTTAATACCTCTTGTTCCTTGGATAAAGATCATCTTGGTCCTGCTTTATCAATAGAGGAAGTACTAAGTTTTATTAAGAAATCAAAAATAAAAATTGATATAATAATTGATGGTGGGATCTGCCCTGCTTTTAATCATACGACTATTATAGATTGTAGTGAAGGACAATATCCGAAAATAATCAGAGAGGGTTTTGTACACGAAAGAGCCATCAAAATAGCTTTATCAAATTAA
- a CDS encoding GGDEF domain-containing protein: MAWFVGRRVGIFSSLISFTAWFFLDISLVIHFLNPFIIASNSLIIITIFILITILVSSFRISLDHEKKLARTDSLTGAANSRLFSELLQMEVERLERYKHPFTLVYIDTDNLKFVNDNYGHTIGNQVLINIVDFAKNNLRKVDVISRLGGDEFALLLPETSYESSKIVISRFQKGLLSEMRKKNWPITLSIGAVTCNNANITADELLRIADKLMYEIKREGKNSIKQCNSD; the protein is encoded by the coding sequence TTGGCTTGGTTTGTTGGTCGTAGGGTTGGGATCTTTTCATCATTAATTAGTTTCACTGCCTGGTTTTTTTTAGATATTTCTTTGGTTATTCATTTTCTTAATCCATTTATCATAGCATCTAATAGTTTAATTATTATCACCATTTTCATTTTAATAACTATACTTGTTTCTTCATTTAGAATCTCACTTGATCATGAAAAAAAATTAGCCCGTACTGATAGTTTAACTGGTGCTGCTAATTCGCGTCTATTTTCAGAATTGTTACAAATGGAAGTGGAGCGTTTGGAACGATACAAACACCCTTTTACTTTGGTTTATATTGACACTGATAATCTTAAATTTGTAAATGACAATTATGGCCATACAATAGGAAACCAAGTGCTTATAAATATAGTCGATTTTGCAAAAAACAATTTGCGGAAAGTTGATGTAATATCCAGGCTTGGGGGGGATGAATTTGCATTATTATTACCAGAAACGAGTTATGAATCTTCTAAAATTGTAATATCAAGATTTCAAAAAGGTCTTCTTTCTGAAATGAGAAAAAAGAATTGGCCAATAACTCTAAGCATCGGAGCTGTGACGTGCAATAATGCAAATATCACAGCAGATGAATTATTGAGAATAGCGGATAAATTGATGTATGAAATTAAACGAGAGGGGAAAAATTCAATAAAGCAATGCAATTCTGATTGA
- a CDS encoding type I restriction endonuclease subunit R, giving the protein MTQISELHGVEMPIFDWLSLLGWTPRPDEDLKQYKRPISNPVIDTILSEKIQSINSITAADAKKVMDILYAPFNNPNSLTANELFLELITKGVNVKIDQDDKTIRIIDFEDIWNNSFIVTRQYWVQGSDLVKPDVVLLINGIPLICIEAKQRAKQNSNYFEGIKQLGRYDSKASKLYICNLFGVAANGKFSKYGTLGSSASFFFEWKDLSVHNPENNPVIKNNTFSTIQNPETGLLDLDIPAYEQMKQSLCGLLQPERVLDILQNFIVFERSPEAGIVKKVARYQQFRAANKIVDRVIGKAMKHGVIWHTQGSGKSLTILFTAYKLRNNPLLKDPTVYIVVDRKDLKDQIGDTFEECDFPNTFKPTNIGQLKQKITAQSGEVIISTIQKFQDLGDLKDERENVFVLIDEAHRTQYGDFHSELKAVLPEASRFAFTGTPIPKTIREFGKISTNEFEKYLDRYSIKDSIDDGATVEIIYTFGPTDLQLDKENLKKGWDELSKELSKEEKQAVQKRVQPWKTIIKKPERIALVAKDIAEDYRTKVEPDGFKAQVVAVDKEACVTYYNELLKNGFDTSEIQIVFSKMHNEPEDRYNLFKDHYLNDGDLKKIVKKFKKRITPEEIKNGNNLKILIVCNMLLTGFDAPIEQAMYLDSPFKDHTLLQAIARTNRPYDDKPTGVSKQCGRIVDYLGIFKDLNNALNYDPADIGTFKDEAELFLQFPELLDKAMQPFESIKLEDTYQCTIEIVRILNTIDRNEFEKDFRKVVQLYEAISPSALLIPYFAKYQWLLTIYQIYLSEFKRLDFDAEFYAAKTRKLLQDSTKVLDFRGHLPEVKIDSNYIDKINNTKLSPDDKAEKIIRDIETVVRKNELQNPVYIDYLKRLEALIKQKREKAKSIEDILNDLETLFNEVEQAESLPQRMGFEDLGEFTIFQEIKNLKGDLLPEDEAKALAFEIGKSIKNKRYTGWQESDQERRNTMAEIAYLLCDDKYEQLDLCGNAELAEKLLNRLIQHYAL; this is encoded by the coding sequence ATGACACAAATTTCAGAATTACACGGAGTAGAAATGCCAATCTTTGATTGGTTAAGTCTTTTGGGCTGGACACCCCGCCCTGATGAGGATTTGAAACAATACAAACGTCCGATTTCAAACCCGGTAATTGATACAATTTTATCCGAAAAAATCCAAAGCATCAACAGCATTACCGCTGCCGATGCCAAAAAAGTTATGGATATTCTGTATGCCCCTTTCAATAACCCCAATTCATTAACAGCAAATGAACTATTCCTGGAGCTTATCACGAAAGGTGTTAATGTTAAGATTGACCAGGACGATAAAACCATCAGAATCATTGATTTTGAAGACATCTGGAATAATAGTTTCATTGTTACTCGTCAGTATTGGGTTCAGGGCAGTGATTTGGTAAAGCCCGATGTGGTATTACTCATAAATGGTATTCCTCTAATCTGCATCGAAGCAAAGCAAAGGGCAAAACAGAACTCAAATTATTTTGAAGGGATAAAACAATTAGGTCGCTACGACAGCAAAGCATCAAAACTATACATCTGTAATTTGTTTGGCGTTGCAGCCAATGGCAAGTTCTCCAAATACGGCACTCTGGGTTCATCTGCATCATTCTTTTTCGAGTGGAAAGACCTGTCAGTCCATAATCCAGAAAACAATCCTGTAATTAAAAACAATACTTTTTCTACCATTCAGAACCCCGAAACAGGTTTATTGGATCTTGATATTCCTGCATACGAGCAAATGAAACAATCGCTTTGCGGGTTACTTCAACCCGAACGTGTGTTGGATATTCTGCAAAATTTCATTGTTTTTGAAAGGTCTCCCGAGGCTGGAATTGTAAAAAAAGTTGCCCGGTATCAACAATTCAGGGCAGCTAATAAAATCGTTGACAGGGTAATCGGTAAGGCAATGAAACATGGTGTAATCTGGCATACTCAGGGTTCAGGGAAAAGCCTCACCATCTTATTCACCGCTTACAAACTCCGCAACAATCCTTTACTTAAAGACCCCACCGTTTATATTGTAGTTGACCGTAAAGATTTGAAAGACCAGATAGGTGACACATTTGAAGAATGCGACTTTCCAAACACGTTCAAACCTACAAACATTGGTCAGTTAAAACAAAAAATCACAGCACAATCCGGTGAAGTAATTATCAGCACCATTCAGAAGTTTCAGGATTTAGGCGACCTCAAAGATGAAAGGGAAAATGTATTTGTACTGATTGATGAAGCACATCGTACTCAGTATGGCGATTTTCATTCAGAACTAAAGGCTGTTTTACCTGAAGCAAGCCGTTTTGCTTTTACCGGTACGCCCATTCCGAAAACGATAAGGGAATTTGGTAAAATTTCCACCAATGAATTTGAAAAATATCTGGACAGGTACAGCATAAAAGATTCAATTGATGACGGTGCAACCGTTGAAATCATTTACACCTTTGGCCCTACCGATTTACAGTTAGATAAGGAAAACCTGAAAAAAGGATGGGATGAGCTTTCTAAGGAATTAAGCAAAGAAGAAAAACAGGCAGTACAAAAAAGAGTTCAACCCTGGAAAACCATAATCAAGAAGCCTGAAAGAATTGCACTGGTAGCAAAAGATATAGCCGAAGACTACAGAACAAAGGTTGAACCCGATGGCTTCAAGGCTCAGGTTGTTGCTGTGGACAAAGAAGCCTGCGTTACCTATTATAATGAATTGCTAAAAAATGGCTTCGATACAAGCGAAATCCAGATTGTTTTCAGCAAAATGCACAACGAGCCGGAGGATCGCTACAATCTTTTCAAAGATCACTATCTGAATGATGGTGATTTAAAGAAAATTGTGAAAAAGTTTAAAAAGCGGATTACTCCCGAAGAAATAAAAAATGGCAACAACCTGAAAATTTTGATTGTTTGCAATATGTTGCTGACCGGTTTTGATGCACCCATTGAGCAGGCAATGTATTTGGATAGTCCCTTTAAAGACCATACCCTGCTGCAGGCAATTGCACGCACCAACCGTCCTTATGATGACAAACCAACCGGAGTATCAAAACAATGCGGAAGAATTGTTGATTATCTTGGCATTTTCAAAGACTTAAACAATGCTTTGAACTATGATCCTGCCGATATTGGGACTTTCAAAGATGAAGCCGAATTATTCCTTCAGTTTCCAGAACTGCTTGACAAAGCAATGCAACCTTTTGAATCAATCAAACTTGAAGATACTTATCAATGTACTATTGAAATAGTCAGGATTCTCAACACCATTGACAGGAACGAATTTGAAAAAGACTTTCGGAAAGTAGTCCAGTTATACGAAGCAATTTCCCCAAGTGCACTGCTGATTCCGTATTTCGCAAAATATCAGTGGCTGCTTACCATCTATCAAATTTACCTGTCCGAGTTCAAACGACTTGATTTTGATGCTGAATTTTATGCAGCCAAGACAAGAAAACTATTACAGGACAGCACCAAAGTTTTGGATTTCAGGGGTCACTTACCGGAAGTGAAAATAGACAGCAATTACATTGATAAAATCAATAATACCAAGCTTAGCCCTGATGATAAAGCGGAAAAGATTATCAGGGATATTGAAACGGTTGTTCGTAAAAATGAATTGCAAAATCCTGTTTACATTGATTACCTTAAACGTCTGGAAGCTCTTATAAAGCAGAAGCGTGAAAAAGCAAAATCAATAGAAGACATTTTAAATGACCTTGAAACACTCTTCAACGAAGTGGAACAGGCGGAAAGTTTGCCACAGCGGATGGGCTTTGAGGATTTGGGTGAGTTTACCATTTTTCAGGAAATCAAAAACCTGAAAGGAGACTTACTACCGGAAGATGAAGCCAAAGCTCTTGCCTTTGAAATCGGCAAAAGCATTAAAAACAAACGCTATACAGGTTGGCAGGAAAGCGATCAGGAGAGACGAAACACAATGGCTGAAATTGCCTATTTGCTGTGTGATGATAAGTATGAGCAATTAGACCTTTGCGGTAATGCTGAACTTGCTGAAAAACTACTGAACAGATTAATTCAACACTATGCTTTATAA
- a CDS encoding class I SAM-dependent methyltransferase has product MSNKKLQADLFKGAAQYYSAFRPGLPPQVAIHLKDRFNLDGRGILLDMGCGTGLSTFPLAPFFEKTIAFDTDEEMLNEAKKNEPLGFKIEWQQRSDKEISVNEGPYRLAIACRAFNWMDQYPLLQKLHSILEPGGGVALIGDGSFWTGNEPWQKRVKEVIQGFLGQKRRAGNSTYSAPDEPYIVTLKNNGYDDPHYEAIPLIREWKIQSIIGYLYSTSFSAKHLFGDRLKEFEEVIKEELIMANNGKEVFVENTEFVVQSGFHR; this is encoded by the coding sequence ATGAGCAATAAAAAATTACAAGCTGATTTATTCAAAGGTGCTGCACAGTATTATTCTGCCTTTCGTCCTGGATTGCCACCTCAGGTTGCGATTCACTTAAAGGATCGTTTTAATCTTGACGGAAGGGGTATTCTTCTTGATATGGGATGTGGAACAGGATTGTCGACATTTCCTTTAGCGCCATTTTTCGAAAAAACCATTGCATTTGATACCGATGAAGAAATGTTAAACGAAGCAAAAAAAAACGAGCCCTTAGGTTTTAAAATAGAATGGCAACAACGATCTGATAAAGAAATATCTGTCAATGAAGGACCTTATCGACTTGCCATTGCATGCAGAGCTTTTAATTGGATGGATCAGTACCCACTTTTACAAAAACTTCACAGCATCCTTGAACCAGGTGGCGGTGTTGCATTAATTGGTGATGGAAGCTTTTGGACTGGTAATGAACCTTGGCAAAAAAGAGTTAAAGAAGTTATCCAAGGGTTTTTAGGCCAAAAACGTCGAGCTGGAAACTCAACATATTCCGCACCAGATGAACCTTATATTGTCACATTGAAAAATAATGGTTATGATGATCCACATTATGAAGCTATTCCTTTAATTCGTGAATGGAAAATACAAAGTATTATTGGTTATTTATATTCTACTTCTTTTTCAGCAAAACATCTTTTTGGGGATCGCTTAAAGGAATTTGAAGAAGTTATAAAAGAAGAACTTATTATGGCAAATAATGGGAAAGAAGTTTTTGTTGAGAATACTGAGTTTGTGGTTCAGAGCGGGTTTCATAGATAA
- a CDS encoding HAD family hydrolase — protein sequence MKKVKIISFDIGNTLIQLSHDGFCAEFINKTGLSKEVLYPLFFEHFLTKNYSLHDAVHKVCSIIGFKNPQKLIDEFQPSPVFLFDDTMYVLESLSKKGILLVAISNCTPWESGGIDSVGLNRYLQKVFYSFDIGAAKPDPAIFQFVQKTLGVLPQNFLHVGDSLLADIEGALSVGWKAVFLNRGNNVKDSEIGKYKVPIIKNLSELIYMIDQEIV from the coding sequence ATGAAAAAAGTTAAAATAATTAGCTTTGATATTGGTAACACTCTTATTCAACTTAGTCATGATGGCTTTTGTGCAGAGTTTATAAATAAAACCGGCTTATCTAAAGAAGTGTTATATCCTCTTTTTTTTGAGCATTTTTTAACTAAAAACTATTCTTTACACGACGCTGTCCACAAAGTCTGTAGCATAATTGGATTCAAAAATCCACAAAAACTCATTGACGAATTTCAGCCATCGCCAGTTTTCTTATTTGATGACACGATGTACGTTTTAGAATCTTTATCAAAAAAAGGAATATTATTGGTAGCTATAAGTAATTGTACTCCATGGGAATCTGGCGGAATTGATTCAGTCGGGCTAAACAGGTATTTACAAAAAGTTTTTTATTCTTTTGATATTGGTGCAGCTAAACCTGACCCAGCTATTTTTCAGTTTGTGCAGAAGACACTTGGTGTCCTTCCTCAAAATTTTTTACATGTAGGAGATAGCCTTTTGGCAGATATTGAAGGTGCATTATCAGTGGGTTGGAAAGCAGTTTTTTTAAATAGAGGTAATAATGTCAAGGATAGTGAAATAGGAAAATATAAGGTACCCATTATCAAAAATTTAAGCGAGTTAATATACATGATAGATCAAGAAATTGTATAA
- a CDS encoding creatininase family protein, producing MIDSKRFFNNLTSIEVQNFLTTDSILCIPVGATEQHGKHLPLNTDTVLANGFARKMVSKYYKKYDLWLLPPLEISLSSEHIWASGTISFSTELFVKLFHELIKGLIDSQPARNIIIVNGHGGNRGILDTLIEEFRFRYSVATIVMHPSALSRIKSGSKFSEVHGGKSETSIMLALAPELVNTELIPPPLEENDQTRVSELILDKAVSWPWHSNDSGLGHDGIIGDAAFASAELGNKIIDSAVINAEVVITSLIAFGRLIRKND from the coding sequence ATGATTGATTCCAAGCGTTTTTTCAATAACCTTACTTCCATTGAGGTTCAAAACTTCCTTACTACAGATTCTATATTGTGCATACCTGTTGGTGCTACAGAACAGCATGGAAAGCATTTACCATTAAACACTGATACCGTTTTAGCGAATGGTTTTGCAAGAAAAATGGTTTCCAAGTATTACAAAAAATATGATCTTTGGTTACTACCTCCTTTAGAAATTAGCCTCTCAAGTGAGCATATTTGGGCATCTGGTACTATCTCGTTTTCAACCGAGCTGTTCGTAAAATTATTCCATGAACTAATAAAAGGACTGATAGATTCCCAACCTGCTAGGAATATAATTATAGTTAATGGTCACGGAGGTAATAGAGGAATACTCGATACATTGATTGAAGAATTTCGTTTTCGATATTCTGTTGCTACAATTGTAATGCATCCAAGCGCTTTATCACGAATAAAATCTGGATCAAAGTTTAGTGAGGTTCATGGTGGCAAAAGCGAAACATCAATTATGTTAGCATTAGCCCCAGAGTTAGTAAATACAGAACTCATTCCTCCTCCATTGGAAGAAAATGATCAAACTCGTGTTAGTGAACTAATTCTTGATAAAGCTGTTTCATGGCCTTGGCATTCAAATGATTCTGGTCTTGGACACGATGGTATTATTGGAGATGCTGCTTTTGCATCTGCTGAACTTGGTAATAAAATAATTGATAGTGCAGTTATAAATGCTGAAGTGGTTATTACTTCATTAATTGCTTTTGGTAGACTAATAAGAAAAAATGATTAA
- a CDS encoding M48 family metallopeptidase: MTLQTEYIIERKKVKHARINVNEEKRVKLIIPEDFSQDDISRLLSQKEGWIKKQQSFFSQEQINPVKLEEGQILLFGEAYQSDFDIDNSVLLEKWYKSQAKDYITARLRELASQHKFKYNKVFVRDTKTKWGNCSKDNHLSFNWRLIKAPKYVIDYLILHELTHTLILKHTQSFWLKLSLLCPDYKQASDWLVKYGKTLF; this comes from the coding sequence ATGACATTGCAAACTGAATATATCATCGAACGAAAAAAAGTAAAACACGCACGCATCAACGTGAATGAAGAAAAACGTGTTAAGCTGATTATTCCTGAGGATTTCTCTCAGGATGATATTTCCCGTTTGCTTTCCCAGAAAGAAGGTTGGATTAAAAAACAACAATCATTTTTTAGTCAGGAGCAAATTAACCCTGTAAAATTAGAAGAAGGTCAAATTCTGTTGTTTGGCGAGGCATATCAATCGGATTTCGATATTGACAACTCAGTTTTATTAGAAAAATGGTACAAATCGCAAGCTAAAGACTATATCACCGCTCGTTTACGAGAGCTTGCTTCTCAGCACAAATTCAAATACAATAAGGTTTTCGTTCGTGATACAAAAACCAAATGGGGCAATTGTTCAAAAGATAATCACTTGTCATTTAATTGGCGTTTGATAAAAGCCCCAAAGTATGTGATTGATTATTTAATCCTGCACGAATTAACGCACACTTTAATTTTAAAACATACGCAATCCTTTTGGTTGAAGTTGTCTCTTTTATGTCCTGATTACAAGCAGGCAAGTGATTGGTTGGTAAAATATGGTAAAACACTCTTTTAA
- a CDS encoding radical SAM protein, with the protein MLKYFNIERLEFLVTKKCSGGCKHCSVIIDEGVLDNSFIDFDIIKQFIEFISINFNIKSIMTYGGEPLLYPEITANIHEIGKNCGIKNREIITNGYFTNNEDLIRVTVKKIIESGVNEILLSVDAFHQEIIKINYVEIFIKNVISFKFENIKIHPSWVVSEESDNFYNNKTRNIIESISKYGIKTSKGNNIVPSGLAKKYLKKYYEKGDIDFSSHCGESKFSNSPYDVKSLRVQPNGNINICRGLVIGNVFNEKIDDILLRYNPENNNIISILSNQGPIGLFHFLEENGEKINIEHYYNSCDLCTDCIKKINKLI; encoded by the coding sequence ATGTTGAAATATTTTAATATTGAACGTTTAGAATTTTTGGTCACCAAAAAATGCAGTGGTGGTTGTAAACATTGCTCCGTTATTATTGATGAAGGGGTTTTGGATAACTCATTTATTGATTTTGATATAATAAAGCAATTTATAGAATTCATCTCGATCAATTTCAATATAAAGTCTATAATGACATATGGTGGTGAGCCTCTTTTATATCCAGAAATAACCGCTAATATTCATGAAATAGGTAAAAATTGTGGAATAAAAAATAGAGAGATCATTACAAATGGTTACTTCACAAATAATGAAGATTTGATACGAGTTACGGTTAAGAAAATTATTGAGTCTGGAGTTAATGAAATATTGTTATCAGTAGATGCCTTTCACCAAGAAATTATTAAAATAAATTATGTAGAGATTTTTATCAAAAATGTGATTTCCTTCAAATTTGAAAATATAAAAATTCATCCTTCTTGGGTTGTTTCTGAAGAAAGTGATAATTTTTATAATAACAAAACCAGAAATATTATTGAGTCAATTAGTAAATATGGTATAAAAACATCAAAAGGGAACAACATTGTGCCATCAGGTCTAGCTAAAAAATATCTTAAAAAGTATTATGAAAAAGGCGACATTGATTTCTCAAGTCATTGTGGTGAGTCAAAGTTTTCAAATTCACCGTATGATGTGAAAAGTTTACGTGTACAACCTAATGGGAATATTAATATTTGTCGAGGATTAGTAATTGGAAATGTTTTTAATGAGAAAATAGATGATATTCTGCTAAGATATAATCCAGAAAATAATAACATAATATCCATTTTATCAAATCAAGGACCAATTGGATTATTTCATTTTCTTGAAGAAAATGGGGAGAAAATTAATATTGAACATTATTATAACTCATGCGATCTATGTACAGATTGTATAAAGAAAATAAATAAGCTTATATGA